The following DNA comes from Meleagris gallopavo isolate NT-WF06-2002-E0010 breed Aviagen turkey brand Nicholas breeding stock chromosome 13, Turkey_5.1, whole genome shotgun sequence.
ACCACTTTGTGTAGTCATTGCCCTCAAAACTGGCAGTTGCTATTCAGTCAGCATGTACAGTCTTCCAAACTATGTGGACTGTCCCTTCTGccctatttctttcttctctttctttgtttctttttttccagttgtggCTTTTGTTATATGAAATTCTGGAATAGATAGATCAATAGATAGATTGGTGGATAGCTAAATGTCAAAAGTACAAAAAGAAGAGTTACTTTTTTAACCAGACAGCTTCACCAAAGTGCATAGTGGAGAGAACTCATTTATTCATGAATACCATTCCTGATTTTTCACAGAACACAAGTCAGTAAACTGCTTTATGACTGTTTTTAAGATGAAGGGCATTTTTCTGGTCAATAATGCAACTACTGGATAATAATAACATGAAGACCATAGTACTCAATGTATAAATTACAAGAAAACACAGTGCATTACTATGTCTTCTTACCCACTGGGAGTTGTACTGTAAATTAGGTCTTTACTTATATTTCAGTCTTAACTGCACATTTTGTTGTGGTTTCAGCAGTTCTGATTCTGTGTCTGTGCAATCCTTACTATGCCCAGATTGGTAGTTTACAAGTAAATAATGtgttacaggaaaaataattattcaaataTCTGCCCATCtcagttttttatttctttaagtgGAAGAAAGATTACTTACTATTTCTTAATCGGTATCAGAATTGTTGTTCTACATTATGAGAAAGCTGTTGTCACTTTGTGGTCAACGTTTCTTTGAACAGGCAACTGACGTTAGGCTCTGCATCTTTcacagatttaaaagaaatcagGTGGGTGATCCTAGTTCTCTGCATTAAGAGGTTTTGTATGCGGAAAGAATGGTTTTGTTAGTTGTCAGTTGCTGAGGTTTGAAGCTGTGGATTACTCTGGAATACGCATCTGAATTCCTTCTCTAGTCCCACAAATGCTGCGTGTTGCCAACTTTTCTGACTTTGGAGCTCTAAATTAAGGCCAGTTCCTTTGCTCATCCCACAAactctttcatgttttttaacCACAGCCTGAGAAAGGCGCCTTGGTTTCAACAGCAGCAGACCAGCATATGTTTACTTAATTCCTAAGACATGATGACAGCGGTCTCTGTGCCAcaaaaagctttcttctttattattttctgttgaagTTGATTTTGAAAAGTTCTTCATATGCCACATGTTTTATTGCAGTGTCTTCAGTGTGACCCGTGAACAGGAGTGGAAattaaaggaagagcaactgaaaCTGCGAATTGCTGAACTAGAGACTGCTATCAAGTCTAGTTTAGCAGAGAAAGACGAACTAGAGACTGCTATCAAGGCTAGTTTAGCAGAGAAAGACAAACTAGAGACTGCTATCAAGTCTAGTTTAGCAGAGAAAGACAAACTAGAGACTGCTATCAAGTCTAGTTTAGCAGAGAAAGATGAAATCCTTGACAAACTCAAAGTAGAAACAGgtacatttctgaaataactgttttttcGTGATGTGAATTTCTCTGGTGTTGGAGTATGGAtatattctgcagaaaaatgtagTTTCTTAGTAGTGGTGGTTTCAAAGCTGACTTTTACAAGTACATGGAAAAGCGTGCTTAAGTTATGACTGTCCTTAGTACAGAAATTGACTCGATACAGGTTATGTGTTGAATGAAGATTCTTAAACTCCTGTTGCATGAATTCTTCAGTGGGTCAATATTTCCCCCTTATTCACctctaaatgaaaaaaatcttataggcaagaaaacagtatttctccAATTTTAAGCCACTAGtctaaattcatttattttgcaaaggtACATGAAATCTATATAGACCTTTCAATTTAGTGAATTTaggtttttttgtattttgagtGTACACACATTTTTATTCACAGTTGTGTACATTTACAGTAAAACAGGCTTGTTCTTCTCAAAATATGATTTCATATGTGCTTTTCCTGTGATGTAGAACAACTCAGTGAATCTTTAGGACCTAGCAATCTTTTATCTCAGTGTTGTGATATACTGTGCCAACAAGAAATTTAGAGAAAGAGAATGGACAGGAAGTAAACCAAATACTctacagattttttccttaagtgTGTATTTTTAAGAGGTAGCACACTTGTGATCAATCTAATAGAATGAAGTGGGACAACTTGTAAGTAGTTTGTATGATTATCTTTACAAGCCCTTCCCAAAATTGGCACTTCAGGGCTTATAGATAACAGTATAcaatgttttcagtttctgttgCATTGAATTTGCTACAGCTTAAGAAGATTTTCTAACACCATTCAGGGTCTACATGTCTAGGATTTTTTGTCTTTGGAAAAACTTAAGCAGTGTTAATATTTCTGAGTATCTGTCTTCGCTgcacatcatttttaaaagcagaagaattgAATTACTTTTTGTCCTACCTGGATGCCTAGAACTAGTGCAGAACTTCTCTCATGCTTACCCTTAATAGTTTGCCATATTAAAAATGTCTACAAAACCTTAACTGGGGCTATTGTTAGAAAAACAGTGAACTAAGATTGCTGCTGTGGACAGAAAATTGGTGACAATTTGATAAGAGTGCTTGAAGAGGGATATCTTGCCTCCTCATTCCTGGAAAAAGCTCCAGCTCAGATCTCAGTTTATaatgtaggaaaaagaaagaacatcagCATGAGAGactcttttcttcctgtgagAGACCCCCCCACCCAACAGCCATTGAATATATTACTTCTGAGAGTCCACAAGTTACCACCCTCACCCCTGTCTCACTGCTGTATTTATCAAAAAACTTAATTGTTTTCTTatatatttgattatttttagctttttgtttttagagcTTAGTGTAGTTTCTTCTCAGATGTACAAATACATTGCTTTTTTCTCGGGACTGCAGAGAATTAAGGCTTTACTGGTTAGTTTGTATTTGAATTGAAAATGGCTCCTGTGGACTCCCAGCATACGTGGGTGAGAAGGCTACTGTGTAAAGGATCAATGAATGGTTCtacaaatgatttatttttagtgaAGATGTCATTTGATATATAAACTCTGCAAAATTAAAACTAACCTGATGTCAATTTTTGAAACATGTCCAACCCCTTGAGACTAGTATTTCAGCCACCTGTTTCCTGCTGAGTTCAATACTCAAAACTGAATAGCTATTCTGTGAAAATAGTGAAGTTGTGCTTCGTGCCCTGAAGGTCAACGGGAAAAGATTCCAGCATTAAAATGATATTGTGGAATATCTGTTGAAAGCTATAGTATATATTCTCAACTAAGTGTGTAATATTATACCCATCAACTCCCACCAGTGCAGAAGGGAATTACAACAGCTAATGCTTGCCTGTCAAGCTGACGGTTAATGTTTCTATCATTCTGATCTGGAATATGAATCCACAGTATTTCAATACATTGTAtaaaaaatgcagcaggaaaaaaaaaggtgaaaatacATTGTTCTCGAGAGAATAAGGAGCTTAACTAGGGAGGAGAGTGTACAGGAAAGTACTTTTTGTTCCTTAGAAACTTCAgtgcttttaaaacttttctgtGTGAAAGAAAGCATGCTGTTGTAGTTAAATTATTTGTTCTAATCCTGAAGTTTTTTTTATCATGAGACAAATTTCTTCTTGTAGCTCCTGATAAGTCAATATGGAAATAGCTCTGCATTAGTGGGTATTTGTAGAAAATCTCTTCAATCTTTGACTGAGGAGTGAAATTGAGTTTAGTTATTCAGACTGAGAACTCAGactctctcttctcttccccaaCCTTCCCCAAAAGCAAAAACCCAGTGAAGTCATACTATATAGCCTTGCTTATTGGTCTGTCTGGAATTATACGAAATGTAGATTTTTGATGCTGTCAGTTCAATCTTCATGAAAGtaagaatgttttgttttttttaatctgtacaCATCTACCAGATCTAAGCAGGTTCCTACCCAGCTCCCTCCTAGTTTGCTAGTACAAGATTTCGCTGTACCAAATAAATTAGTTTCTACATCTTTCAGTGACTTTTTATGCATATATTAATATGAAAAAGCAAGCTTATTTTGTTATTGTAGTTATTTTGAGTTAAGCAATGTTTTGTTATTTCCCAATGTTCAGACCAAAAGGAAAGGCTGATGCAAGAGAACAAAGACCTGCAGTCACGCTACCTGGAAAATAAGCAAGAGCTAGATGAACTGAAAAATCGCATGAATTGTTTGACCAAGGTAAAATCTTCTTTATAGAAAACGGCTAAGAAAAACATTCTGTGCTTTATTTGTAGTGCAAATACTTCTTGAAAGTAAAAGAATAATATTCAAAATGTCATGTCTAGTGGTCTTGTGAGAATGCATCTTGTTATCTTGAATATGTCTCTTCAGTGTTCATTCACATCTGATACCACCTCTTCATTGAGTATTTCTCTTTCAGGAATGTGATGTTGATGTTGATGCGTCAGAAGTCAATGAAGCTCTCTCGCTCATAAAGGTAACTTgcaaagaattcttttttttttttcttcatttttaaaaatgtttcagttcttGGTATACCATTTCCTATTACCTGTTTTGGACACAATGCCTTGGGTTCTTAAGGGCTGGATTGTTTCTGCAGTAGTTTACGCTTCTCACATATATGTGTGCACGGGTCATTTTTCAGTTACAGTGAAGTAAAAGGAAAGATGAGAATTGTGAGGGTGAAATTTAAAGTTTCACTGGGATTTCATACCTAGAATTGTGTAGAATTTGCAATAACACGGAAGGGGAATTTAAACCAGATTCTGAAGCGTTTTCTGAACAGCTTGCTctttctcatttaaatgagcAATCACACCATCTTGTTCTTCCTGTAATGttgattaaaaacattttttaattctttaatttgttttgagCATATTCTAAATTCTGAAAAAGTGCTAGAGCAACCTCATAGCTAACTAGTTACCCTCTCTATGTTTACTAACAgagaaatacatagaaaaagctgttttttttctcttgctcataagttgtatttttattttttgtcagaaCTGAATTGAAAGtgagcaggaaagaaatgagtGCTTTAAGTTTCCACTGTTCTTGAAGACTTGCATTTAATTTAAACCATGTTTACTGAAGTTTATAAAGTTTACTATAAGTAGAATCTTACTGCTACTTGAAAGCTAATAATAATTCTGTAATGATGACAAAAGAAGTAGAGCAAGGAAAagatcaaaaataaaacatcagcaTTAGTAATAGCAGTAATGTAGGCTTGGGCATTCACTGGAGCATAGTTATCAAGTACATAAAAGGTAAATGTATTAGACTGAGAAGAGTGATAGCTTCTGAATATCACATACATTTGAAATGTACAACAATTGGAAGTTTACATTACTAAATAAAATTGTGATGGGTGCAGGTccatggcatttttattttttgggtTACCATGTGTCCTTCTTTCAGTGTTACATTAAACTAGGCACAAAAACATCTAGATATTTTGCAAGAGTAATTCTctagtaatttttaaaatttgctctAGGTTcgaaagcagcagcagaatgggGACCTTTTATGTTTGGAAAAAGAAGGTGATGATAGCCCTGAAGCTTTGGAACATTCCATGGAGAAGCTGCAATTAATACATGTGGAAGCAGTGCACGAACTTGAAAAGACAAGGAATATGTTAATGTACAGCATAAGATTAACAAAGGTTACCAGGTACTGAACTCCACTCATAGTGGTAGATAGCATGATgataacattttaatatttgtagCACTGGAACTTGTTTCcttgggaaaaaatgaagtcataATTAAGGCTTCCAAATTCATTGTCCAAGCCAGTCTGTTTTCCAAAGTAACCTAACACAAAATTTGTTCATGttgaaagaaatgttaaaaaaccACAAGATCCAAATGACTGTAACTTCAGTCTTTTGACTCACCTTGATTAGATCCCTTACGCATTTGGCTTCATGGCATTATCTCAGAGCTCTTATCAGGCTCACACAGGAAAAACAGTACGCACACTTATCTATGAAGCTTCCTTTTCCAGAACGCTCTGCTTTCAGCTTCTTGTGCTGGATTATTGCAGATGATATTTTGGTTTTCATGTGATCCATTCGAGTTTAAATAATACAATCTTTACAGAAACTATTAGGAATATTATTGTGAATGAATCACTAGTCAGTTTTCCTCAATAATGATTTTAGATTTTGCCAAAATTAGAACTGATTGCTGTGGTGTTGAATTAaaatttgctatttttctttaccGTAAATTCTTAAACTtaactgtattttctcttttgtagcCAAAAGCATGTACAATATCAGTGTAGATATGCTTCAGTGGTCCTTTtcacatgtaattttttttcagactgaattTGAGGCAATGTCACAGAAGATGGAAAATCTAAAGAAAGGCTATgagttaaaaatagaaaagtatgTTCATCTTCTTGATATTAGGGCTGAATGCATCAGAAAACTTGAAGGTATTTTTGAATcatattttccttcaatttttttattgttagaTTGCAAATTTATTCATCAGGTGAAACCACCTTGTAATTGTTAAAACTAACAGAAAGATCAGGTTCTCCCTAGCCCGCTATCTATATGGTGTTTTATTGACTTGTTACTTATTAAATAAAAGTTAAGAGGGTGCTTTATGCTGCAACTGTTGCAGCACGAGTGGCCAAAGGTAGATTGCTAAATTACCTATGTGTGGtcaaatttttaattttgctattCAGTAATTATGTAACTTTTTGTATGTTGCACAAATTCTCAAAGTTATGGCATAATAGGCCTACAGAATATTTTAACATCATGAATttgaaattatgttttaatGACCTTATTGTATAGTATAAATAGTAAATGGAAGCCCGAAATGGGATAACTTACAAAGCTTAATGTAACAACATTCATCGTATTTTGTCTCCAAGTTGCATGTTCTGTGCTAAAGGACTGCGTGATGATTTATGTCTTAATTCCGTAagcatttatttgttctttcctCAGCACGTAATATCATTTGTAGTTCAACCTTTCAAAAATACACATCTTAAGTCTCTGCTAAATTTTAGCATAAAAATACTTACTTTGATCATCATATAAAGCTTCTGCATTTTGGCTTTTTTACTGTTATTAATTTCTAGCAATCTGTGTTATACTGATGCAACTGCATTGTGTAAGTTTTGAGCATGCTAAGCTAACCATGGATGTCTGATTTGAAGTGTGCAATGTGTgttggttgtttgttgttttgtttttatttaagaatttaATATTGCTAATGTAATTGAATTATACTTCTCTGAGCAAGCATGAATTATATCTGATTTTTAAACAGTCATACTGTAActcccattttatttattgcagcCCAACTGAGAGATGTTGTCTATGATACTAAACAGTACAAATCCAGACCAGAAATACTGCCAGGCAATCCAGTCAATAAATTTGATGCAACTCTACATTTAGAAAGAGGAGAGGGCCTTTTTGAAATTCACATCAGCAGAGTgatcttctcttctgcagctgtgcATGCTTTTGGTGACCATGAACCTGcaactttttgttcttttgcgTTTTATGACTTCGAACTTCAAACAACTCCTGTTTTGCATGGAAATACCCAGTCATATGACTTTACTTCTCAGTATCTTGTAGAGATTGATGACTGCTTCTTGCACTACATAAAGAGTAACAGTGTCACTCTTGAGGTTCATCATGCATATGGCACAGATCATGAAGTAGTTGCAGCATGCCAGGTGGCACTCCATGAAACTCTGGAACAGAATGGGAGGATCTACAGCACGGAAGATTTAGTTGGTAATTAACatatgaaaaagtattttgtttggTGTGATAATGTGACCAGTAATCTATATTTGACCAACAATTAATTTATGTAttgctattaaaaaagaaaaaggaatggattaaaaaaaaattttacatTGGATGTGCAGCATTTCTTGTTGATTCTAGCTCTTAAAACAGGTACAATTTTCCCAATAATCAATGAGTACAAAGATGACATTAATAAAATGATCTAATGTGACATATTAGAAGTTTACTACATGCTGAAAATAGCGTTAGAGAATCTTGTCTTGAAATAGCAGGAGATTCTTTGTCTTGTATAGAAGTTACTTACCAAGTGTAATTACGTAAGTAAAGGTGGTTTTATTAAGACAGTATTACCTTTCTCAATATAATTATATGATAACAGCATGGAGAAAAGTAGTTAGAGCAAAGTTCTTGTTTGCACTGTTTTACTATTAATATTTCACAGTTTTTCTATGAACACTGCAGAGAAGATTTCCAAAATCTgacattctttttcatttttcattattgttttatatattatttGTGGTTTAGTTGTTTAATGCAGGCTTCCTTCATTCTCTAAGACCATTATTTATACAAGGTGGCCCTACTTACTTAACtatgaaaaaatactttcaatcAGGTCTTGTAATGAACTTAAATGAAACTAAATTGTTTTACTCTCACATATATAATTTCTCTGATTAGTGTAATATACATGAAAAACTAAAATGTTTCTGCTTCATAAGACTATCAAATATCAGTGCTTGATACGTGGCCCAAATGTCATAGTTATCTACCCTCATCCTTCATCTATATATAACAGAAGAAATTATGGTTGTTGTAGTTACAACTGTTAAGTCTGAAGAGGTAAGAGGTCTGCTTATAATTAATACTCAGAAAGCATCGAAAGGGCAGAAATGGTCTGGTTACACTAGAAGATACTTCAAATAATAGCATCTACAATGGGGTATTGGTTTGGCTTTGGgatgtgttgttgttgtttcttttaatttaaatcatTGTTTTGAAGTCCTTTTAAGATGAAGTGAAAGTGTGATCCCATCTTTCCTTAGGAGTGAATGGAAACATCGAAGATTTTGGTACTTTGGAATACTGGATCCGGTTACGAGCTCCTATGGATCGATCCATTGGTCTTTACAAAGAGAAGTCTAAAGCTCGAGGGTATATAACACCCAATTTGAGGGAACACGAATCATCATTCCAGGTATGCTTGGTTTTGTATTACATAATTGTACTACAAATTGTATTACATAATAAactctttgattatttttttccccgttgcattttcttttttccacattgGCACAGCTGAATTGGAGTTTTGCTTAAACTTCAGTTGCTTACTTTTATAGATTCTGTCACTagaatatttgaaattattatGTAAATATTGTATCTATTTTTCGTAACCTGTAAAAGCCAGATTTCATTTACATTGTATCATAGTGGATTATGAGATGTTAAACCAGCCAGGTCTCAGTGAGCTATTATAGATGAAGCAATTGTTcagaaagttttaaaagttCATAACGTTTGCATACATTGGCATTGAGATAACTTCactatttatttgtatttcatttattactCGATGAAGAGAATTATCATAATATAAAGCTTTATGTGGCAGTGATTTATTTGCTAAACTGATTGATAAAAACAACTCTGTCTAGCATGACTTCAATGTTTTTTACTATACAACCGTGTGAGTTTATATTAAACCAAAATCTGTACCAAGTCCGTAATGTATGCTGGGAACTATGATGTACAAATTCTGTGAAGGGTCAGTGTAGATATTTTTAGAGTATCTTTGGGCTTGACAACAATGTAACATTTGCTTTAAATCAGTTTTTACTCAAAGGTGTTTTTAACTCCTATAATCTGGCCGTTGTTAAATGCTCAAATCTGtagttttctctatttttttattgttatttttagcTATGTTACTAATCTAAACACGGATGGAAGATAAGGCACATGGAACAGAGCGTTTTGTTGTAATTATTCTAAAACTGGAAATTCAAGCAATGGAAATATACTGGTtgttaaagagaaaatagaacagGAGAAATTGCAGAAATGAACAACTTTTAAAGTAGATGTTTGAAACACTGCAGTTCTCAGAGATGCTTCATAGCAGAAACTGAAAGTCATGTAGAAATGGCACAGCTGGTTACATTATGTTACAGATTCTATTAGTCTGGATCTGCAGAAATACCTTCAGTTGTGTGTTCCAAAATTTAGGCTTTCACTTGTTAAACATATCAATATAAAACTTTGTCCCTCATGAGTGGCAGAAATCATGGAAACATGAACTGTACATAAACTGCTATAaagactctttttttcccaattctGTTTGTAGCTAGAAATAATAGTCCTAATGTTACATATTCAGGAGTATCTGAAACTGTCATGATTGACTGTCTCTACCAATTTCATTGTggattatttaataaaatatttaccatTTTATCATGCAAAATCAAATTGATTCGTGTTCCCCCAAATATCACAAGACAGAACTCTGAGTTCCATAAGCAAGATAATCACATACAGTGAATGAAATTAGCTGTGACACATTACcataaaagaaagcagagccTTATGAGGTGAATGTAGTTGAGGATTGCTTCTTTAAAGACAGTTGTATTATTTGGGCTTTTATgctgttctttaatttttattaattttcttattccaatttaaacatgtatttttgctctttgtgtgctgatttctgtttttgtcatttctttgtTAATATAAAggttttggagaaagaaaaagggaaggcaaATCTGCTGTGCTATTTTAATTATTGAACAGTACATATATAAAGAACTACAGTTCTTTTTGTCTTGACACAGAGTAGCTTTCAAAATCAGAATCCATAGTTTTAAAGTGGCACTGGTTGTGAATCATCCTTAATACTTTGCTACTATGATAATCAAATGGCAAATAGGTCACAGTATTTTAGAAGAATTAGGCAAATAATCACATTCTTGAAAGGATTAATCCTTACACCTTCAATCGAAGAGGGTTGTAGTTGAATTTATGGAACTAATTAGATTTTGGCATAGAAAGTTAAACAGTAGTTGGGTTGTCATCTagataaattatttattctatGTATGTATTTCTTAGTATGCCAACATAAGaattctaatttttaaattgaaCTTCTTTTTCATATAAAGCAGCCAATTCCCAGAACTGCCCAAGTCAGCACTTCAACAGATGGCGATTTAAATGAACTCCTTGTTACAATAAAATGTTGTAACCGTCTGCAGTCCCAAAAGAAACATCTTCAGCCAAATTCGTATGTTGTTTACAAGTTTTTCGATTTTGCATACCATGATACTCGCATCATTCCTAGCAGCAGCAACCCAGAAATAGATGACTATATGTGTTTCCAAATGCCGATGACTGCAGAGTTAGACCAATACTTGAAATGGGAATCCTTAACATTTTACGTATTTGATGATACTGAAATGGAAGAAGATGGCTATTTAGGGAAAGCCAACGTGCCTCTTATTCCCTTAGCATCTAACAGATCTATCTCAGGTAAGAATTTGATCTCTTCAAACCTAACAAAATCTTCACTTGTTGTTTAATAtatcttttaaatatctttagAACTTTGCCTAGTTAAATTTGGAGTATCTCAAAGAATAGAGATCTACTTTGAGGTTGACACTTGTTTCAATGTTTGACTTCCTCTGTGattgggaaaaaacaaaaagcacattttccttctgataTTTCAACTTATCTGTTGGCTCTCCTCTTCCTGCTGTGCGCCCATGGTTCCATCTTTTCTGCATTCTACAAGTAGTGGCTgtagacagagctgcctttTCTGAAGGCCAAGCAAATCCACTTCTTTGAGACTCTTCTATGTCATATGCTCCAACTCCCTGAATTTCATGGAAGTCCTCCAATTGATTTGCTCAAATGTGTCAATGTCTGTTCTTGTGCAGGAGAGGccacagtattccagatgcCATCTCATAGATGTTAAATAGAGTAAGAaactcctctggacctgctggCTGCATTCTGGCTGATAGAATCTAGAGTGCAGTTGGCCTTCATTGTTGCAAAAATACAGCTTTACTGGCTCCTATTAAGTTTCTCAAAACAGgaccagttgttttttttttttgcaaggaaGGCTGCTTGTTGCTTATCAACCCCCAGCCTCTAATGCTTCTTGAAGATATTCTGGGGCAGATGCAGGACTTTGCATTTGCTATCGTTGAACTTCATGACTGTCAGGcctatttttccattctgtgtGAAAGCAGCTCTGTCTTCACCCACAAATTAATATCATTTACAAATTTGCTGTGGTATATATCATACAAAACCtacttaatgattttttttatttccaactATTAGATGCATATGGAGTTGTTTATTGAAAATTTTACGATATGATTActgtaaaatgtaatttataatTACCTtcacagaaagggaaaataggTGAAAAATTCCAAGAGAatttaatgtttcttc
Coding sequences within:
- the RPGRIP1L gene encoding LOW QUALITY PROTEIN: protein fantom (The sequence of the model RefSeq protein was modified relative to this genomic sequence to represent the inferred CDS: inserted 1 base in 1 codon) codes for the protein MQNHRNLKTSHDLLVAKSDELNLQLKEERLECLRLKKELQSVTITKQRTEELQERINDLEQEKELLKESYDKLSNSVFSVTREQEWKLKEEQLKLRIAELETAIKSSLAEKDELETAIKASLAEKDKLETAIKSSLAEKDKLETAIKSSLAEKDEILDKLKVETDQKERLMQENKDLQSRYLENKQELDELKNRMNCLTKECDVDVDASEVNEALSLIKVRKQQQNGDLLCLEKEGDDSPEALEHSMEKLQLIHVEAVHELEKTRNMLXVQHKINKGYQTEFEAMSQKMENLKKGYELKIEKYVHLLDIRAECIRKLEAQLRDVVYDTKQYKSRPEILPGNPVNKFDATLHLERGEGLFEIHISRVIFSSAAVHAFGDHEPATFCSFAFYDFELQTTPVLHGNTQSYDFTSQYLVEIDDCFLHYIKSNSVTLEVHHAYGTDHEVVAACQVALHETLEQNGRIYSTEDLVGVNGNIEDFGTLEYWIRLRAPMDRSIGLYKEKSKARGYITPNLREHESSFQQPIPRTAQVSTSTDGDLNELLVTIKCCNRLQSQKKHLQPNSYVVYKFFDFAYHDTRIIPSSSNPEIDDYMCFQMPMTAELDQYLKWESLTFYVFDDTEMEEDGYLGKANVPLIPLASNRSISGTFEITDSERRVTGAIRVVLKWKFAYLPPSGAAAALDSENYIQNKKSVAPKLLSEQETQPPTFSPSLTSLVTVPIPKPRRRTAPTDKKVSFVNASSVQVTVKQESLADVKVKETDEELQQEKEDDHSCLPEEQLSGQGSVTSGNEIEITEELESEGRNKWLCISLINLSLTFSFFPLISY